A single region of the Massilia sp. erpn genome encodes:
- the trmD gene encoding tRNA (guanosine(37)-N1)-methyltransferase TrmD, producing the protein MQFDVITLFPEMFAALTQSGVTRRAFEQQKWGLSLWNPRDFTTDNHRTVDDRPYGGGPGMVMLAKPLEATIDAAKQRQIVAGLPAPRVVFMSPQGKQLTHERVMNLKQEPGLVILCGRYEAVDQRLLDRCVDEEISLGDFVLSGGELPAMALMDAVVRQLPGVLNTDASAVEDSFVNGLLDSPHYTRPENYEGVAVPPVLMGGNHAEIDKWRRERMLEATARKRPDLLEKARAAGLLSKQDEKFLAGL; encoded by the coding sequence ATGCAGTTCGACGTTATCACCCTGTTCCCCGAGATGTTCGCGGCACTGACGCAGTCCGGCGTAACCCGCCGCGCGTTCGAGCAGCAGAAGTGGGGCCTGTCGCTGTGGAATCCGCGCGATTTCACCACCGACAATCACCGCACCGTGGATGACCGTCCCTATGGCGGCGGTCCCGGCATGGTGATGCTGGCCAAGCCGCTGGAAGCGACCATCGACGCCGCCAAACAGCGGCAGATCGTGGCCGGCCTGCCGGCGCCGCGCGTGGTCTTCATGTCCCCGCAAGGCAAACAGCTGACGCACGAACGCGTGATGAATTTGAAGCAGGAACCCGGCCTGGTGATTCTGTGCGGCCGCTATGAAGCGGTCGACCAGCGTTTGCTGGACCGCTGCGTGGACGAAGAAATCAGCCTTGGCGATTTCGTGCTGTCCGGCGGCGAGCTGCCGGCCATGGCCCTGATGGATGCCGTGGTGCGCCAGCTGCCCGGCGTGCTGAATACCGACGCTTCGGCGGTCGAGGACAGCTTCGTCAACGGCCTGCTGGATTCGCCGCACTATACGCGGCCCGAGAATTATGAAGGCGTGGCCGTGCCGCCCGTTCTGATGGGCGGCAACCACGCCGAGATCGACAAATGGCGGCGCGAACGCATGCTGGAAGCGACCGCGCGCAAACGCCCCGACTTGCTGGAGAAGGCCCGCGCCGCAGGCCTGCTGAGCAAGCAGGATGAAAAGTTTTTGGCAGGTTTGTAA
- the rimM gene encoding ribosome maturation factor RimM (Essential for efficient processing of 16S rRNA) has product MQIPDDLVQVGFVSGAYGVVGGIKVRPFSEDADALLHVETWWLDKPGGLHDVDVKRAKFHSGDVVAQLVGVVDRNVAESLKGASVFIPRSLFPTLQEDEFYWSDLIGLDVENLQGERLGQVTDMMSNGPQSILRITGPAAAVAEGEAQERLIPFVEQFVITVDKDAKKIVVDWGLDY; this is encoded by the coding sequence GTGCAAATCCCCGATGACCTGGTTCAGGTAGGCTTTGTTTCCGGCGCCTATGGCGTGGTTGGTGGAATCAAGGTTCGTCCGTTCTCGGAAGATGCGGATGCCTTGCTGCATGTAGAAACCTGGTGGCTGGATAAACCCGGCGGCCTGCATGACGTCGACGTCAAGCGGGCCAAGTTCCACAGCGGCGACGTTGTGGCGCAGCTGGTGGGCGTTGTGGACCGGAATGTAGCCGAGTCGCTGAAAGGCGCCTCTGTCTTCATTCCGCGCAGCCTTTTCCCGACGCTGCAAGAAGATGAGTTTTACTGGTCCGACCTGATTGGTCTGGACGTAGAGAATTTGCAGGGCGAACGCCTGGGGCAAGTGACCGATATGATGAGCAATGGACCACAATCCATCCTGCGCATCACGGGTCCGGCCGCGGCGGTCGCCGAGGGTGAGGCGCAAGAGCGCCTGATCCCGTTTGTAGAACAGTTTGTCATCACGGTGGACAAGGACGCGAAGAAGATTGTCGTGGACTGGGGCCTGGACTACTAA
- the rpsP gene encoding 30S ribosomal protein S16 — protein sequence MVVIRLARGGAKKRPFYNIVVTDSRNRRDGRFVERIGFHDPMASGQAVPFSMAQDRLAYWQGVGAQMSPAVARLVASNKAA from the coding sequence ATGGTCGTTATTCGTTTAGCTCGTGGTGGCGCAAAAAAGCGTCCTTTCTATAACATCGTTGTGACCGATTCCCGCAATCGTCGTGATGGCCGTTTCGTTGAGCGTATCGGCTTCCACGATCCGATGGCTTCTGGTCAAGCTGTGCCTTTCAGCATGGCTCAAGACCGTCTGGCCTACTGGCAAGGCGTTGGCGCGCAAATGTCGCCAGCCGTTGCTCGTCTGGTTGCCAGCAACAAAGCAGCCTAA
- a CDS encoding NINE protein codes for MPISHKNKTLATLLAFLLGGAGLHRFYLRGARDPWGWAHAASLLVALLVFMAWREADWFFQLLPLILSMLIGFLEALVLGLMPDEKWDAGFNPGSGKQSDSRWPLALILVLTLMVGAGCMIATLARLFDLLYTGGAYG; via the coding sequence ATGCCGATTTCGCACAAGAACAAGACTCTTGCCACCCTGCTCGCCTTCCTGCTGGGCGGCGCGGGCCTGCACCGCTTCTATCTGCGCGGCGCACGCGATCCCTGGGGCTGGGCTCACGCCGCCAGCCTGCTGGTGGCGCTGCTGGTCTTTATGGCGTGGCGCGAGGCCGACTGGTTCTTCCAGCTGCTGCCGCTGATCCTGTCCATGCTGATCGGCTTTCTCGAAGCCCTGGTGCTGGGCCTGATGCCCGACGAAAAATGGGATGCCGGCTTCAACCCCGGCTCCGGCAAGCAATCCGACTCGCGCTGGCCACTGGCCCTGATCCTGGTCCTCACGCTGATGGTGGGCGCCGGCTGCATGATCGCCACCCTGGCGCGCCTGTTCGACCTGCTCTACACCGGCGGCGCCTACGGCTGA
- a CDS encoding glycine zipper 2TM domain-containing protein: MNKRSIILPLMLALAAGGAVAQPGKASPKCNECGTVTSVQVTERDGEGGAVGMIAGGVAGALLGNQVGGGTGRKLATVAGAAGGAYAGKQIEGKVNKVKTWNINVRYNNGKTEKFSFDHDPGMLQGDRVKKANNSIVRN; this comes from the coding sequence ATGAACAAGCGCTCGATCATTTTGCCGCTGATGCTGGCCCTGGCCGCTGGCGGCGCCGTGGCGCAGCCAGGCAAGGCCTCGCCCAAATGCAATGAGTGCGGCACCGTGACCTCGGTGCAAGTTACCGAACGCGATGGCGAAGGCGGCGCGGTCGGCATGATCGCCGGCGGCGTGGCCGGCGCCCTGCTCGGCAACCAGGTTGGCGGCGGCACCGGCCGCAAGCTCGCCACCGTGGCCGGCGCTGCAGGCGGCGCTTACGCCGGCAAGCAAATCGAAGGCAAGGTGAACAAGGTAAAAACCTGGAACATCAACGTCCGCTACAACAACGGCAAGACCGAGAAATTTAGCTTCGACCACGATCCCGGCATGCTGCAAGGCGACCGCGTGAAGAAAGCCAACAACAGCATCGTGCGCAACTAA
- a CDS encoding proline dehydrogenase family protein produces the protein MQENRPPSFPPQWQPLVDQAAIALRTLALDEAAKEKFCKDPLLQPFMHRVAKRYVAGQKVTDVLARVARINAAGHAASAEYMGESCRSEAFVMAETEVFMELTAAIGRQDLNCSISFDLSHLGSVIDEELGYRNARRIARAAANIGREVMISMEASERTSQIYAIYRRLHEEDGLDNVGITMPAKLHRSVDDLPMLLRYPGRIRLVKGAMLEPESIAYARNSPELAEAYRRFGAQLLRSGHKCSIATHDRGIQQELSELALHEDINPRNYEFESLIGLGTEQIEGLRARGFPTREYAVFGEEHFLYVLNRISEEPVRVYQAVVDLLAPGAA, from the coding sequence GTGCAAGAAAACCGTCCGCCATCTTTTCCGCCGCAATGGCAGCCGCTGGTCGACCAGGCTGCCATCGCCCTGCGCACCCTGGCGCTGGATGAGGCAGCCAAGGAAAAGTTTTGCAAAGATCCCCTGCTCCAGCCTTTCATGCACCGCGTGGCCAAGCGTTATGTGGCGGGCCAGAAGGTGACGGACGTGCTGGCGCGGGTGGCGCGCATCAATGCGGCCGGCCATGCTGCATCGGCCGAGTATATGGGCGAGAGCTGCCGCAGCGAGGCTTTCGTGATGGCGGAAACGGAAGTCTTCATGGAGCTGACCGCCGCCATCGGCCGCCAGGATCTGAATTGCTCGATCTCCTTCGACCTTTCCCACCTTGGCTCAGTGATCGACGAGGAACTGGGCTATCGCAATGCGCGCCGCATCGCCCGTGCCGCCGCCAATATCGGCCGTGAGGTGATGATTTCGATGGAGGCTTCCGAACGCACCAGCCAGATCTACGCCATCTACCGCCGCCTGCACGAGGAAGACGGCCTGGATAATGTGGGCATCACCATGCCCGCCAAACTGCATCGCAGCGTGGATGATCTGCCGATGCTGCTGCGCTATCCGGGCCGCATCCGCCTGGTGAAGGGAGCGATGCTGGAGCCGGAAAGCATCGCCTATGCGCGCAACAGCCCCGAGCTGGCCGAGGCTTACCGGCGCTTCGGCGCACAGCTGCTGCGCAGCGGTCATAAATGCTCGATCGCCACGCATGACCGCGGCATACAGCAGGAGTTGAGCGAACTGGCCCTGCACGAAGACATCAACCCGCGCAACTATGAATTCGAATCGCTGATCGGGCTGGGAACGGAACAGATCGAAGGCTTGCGCGCACGCGGCTTTCCAACCCGCGAATATGCGGTCTTCGGCGAAGAGCACTTCCTGTATGTGCTGAACCGCATTTCGGAAGAACCGGTGCGCGTGTACCAGGCCGTGGTCGACCTGCTGGCGCCGGGCGCCGCTTAA
- a CDS encoding TetR/AcrR family transcriptional regulator: MKSLPQPRKMPRQARSQHMVETILEATARVLAERGYAGTNTNVVAERAGVSVGSVYQYFPNKDSLITALHERHASQMYAVVDKVLDGAGEGGLRARLADMVRALLEAHRVEPELHKVLEKEFPFFDAPHDTSPADHSFFRRVRELLETHADEIAPRNRDLATWIVLRTLETLVHAAVIDAPAHFSTEDIEQNIVDVLAGYLMPGAPRAA; the protein is encoded by the coding sequence ATGAAATCACTGCCACAGCCCCGTAAAATGCCGCGCCAGGCGCGTTCGCAGCATATGGTGGAGACCATTTTGGAGGCCACAGCTCGCGTTTTGGCCGAGCGCGGCTACGCCGGAACCAATACCAATGTGGTCGCGGAGCGGGCCGGCGTCAGCGTCGGTTCGGTCTATCAATACTTCCCGAACAAGGATTCGCTGATCACCGCCCTGCATGAGCGCCATGCCTCGCAGATGTATGCGGTGGTGGACAAGGTGCTCGATGGCGCGGGGGAGGGCGGCTTGCGCGCGCGGCTGGCGGACATGGTGCGCGCGCTGCTGGAGGCGCACCGCGTGGAGCCGGAGCTGCATAAAGTGCTGGAGAAGGAGTTCCCCTTTTTCGATGCGCCGCACGATACAAGTCCGGCCGACCACAGCTTCTTCCGCCGCGTGCGCGAGCTGCTCGAAACGCATGCCGACGAAATCGCGCCGCGCAACCGCGACCTGGCCACGTGGATCGTGCTACGCACCCTGGAAACGCTGGTGCACGCGGCCGTGATCGACGCCCCCGCGCATTTCAGCACGGAGGATATCGAACAGAACATCGTCGATGTGCTGGCCGGCTATCTGATGCCGGGGGCGCCGCGCGCGGCTTAA
- a CDS encoding siderophore-interacting protein yields the protein MAERDIIPKALTMRCQAEVMAVTSVTPHMRRITLGGPDIEIFLDYAGVAQPGAWGKLFIPSGEGRAYTIRRLDRQQGTLDIDMLLHGGEHADGPVSGWAATAKAGEAVVFGGPRNSGFELRADTRKLLLGGDATALPAMMVILESLPEQVEAWMWIEVADRDELQPLHTRAELHARWLLADAAQLPPGALLAQSIIEAAAEPFDQVWLAGESVAMKRLRQHFQQTLEMDADRVAAKAYWKYGERDHRE from the coding sequence ATGGCTGAACGCGACATCATCCCCAAAGCCCTGACCATGCGCTGCCAGGCCGAAGTCATGGCCGTGACCAGCGTGACGCCGCACATGCGCCGCATCACCCTCGGCGGCCCGGATATTGAGATCTTTCTCGACTATGCCGGCGTGGCGCAGCCAGGCGCCTGGGGCAAACTATTCATTCCGAGCGGCGAAGGCCGCGCCTATACCATCCGCCGCCTCGACCGTCAGCAAGGCACGCTGGACATCGATATGCTGCTGCACGGTGGCGAGCACGCCGACGGCCCGGTATCCGGCTGGGCGGCGACGGCGAAAGCCGGCGAGGCCGTGGTCTTCGGCGGTCCGCGCAACAGCGGCTTCGAACTGCGGGCGGACACGCGCAAGCTGCTGCTGGGCGGCGACGCCACCGCCCTGCCAGCCATGATGGTGATTCTGGAAAGCCTGCCCGAGCAGGTGGAGGCGTGGATGTGGATTGAAGTAGCCGACCGCGACGAACTGCAGCCCCTGCACACCCGCGCCGAATTGCACGCCCGCTGGCTGTTGGCCGATGCGGCCCAGCTGCCGCCGGGCGCCCTGCTGGCGCAATCCATCATCGAAGCGGCAGCTGAACCTTTCGACCAGGTCTGGCTGGCAGGCGAATCGGTGGCCATGAAACGCTTGCGCCAGCACTTCCAGCAAACGCTGGAGATGGATGCGGATCGCGTGGCGGCCAAAGCCTATTGGAAGTACGGCGAACGCGATCACCGCGAGTAA
- a CDS encoding LysE family translocator: MELATLMLFVPACFALNMAPGPNNLLSISNATRYGFRLSCAAGLGRLLAFAGMIALASAGLAVVLHTSELLFYGIKTVGAVYLLYLAWQLWRAAPGQEGEAKAGVGFRQLARQEFLVAAGNPKAILIFTAFLPQFVNPQQPMAGQFAILGLLFLVLEMVAIAIYAWMGTRLRRWFAQPRGKRIFNRGCAALLASAGLGLLLSRRS, from the coding sequence ATGGAACTCGCAACCCTGATGCTGTTTGTGCCGGCCTGCTTCGCGCTGAATATGGCGCCGGGGCCGAATAATCTGCTGTCGATCAGCAATGCCACGCGCTATGGCTTCCGCCTGTCCTGTGCGGCTGGGCTGGGGCGCTTGCTGGCTTTTGCCGGCATGATCGCGCTGGCTTCGGCCGGGCTGGCGGTGGTGCTGCATACATCGGAGTTGCTGTTCTACGGGATCAAGACTGTCGGCGCGGTATACCTGCTGTACCTTGCCTGGCAGCTGTGGCGCGCGGCGCCGGGGCAGGAGGGCGAGGCCAAGGCTGGCGTCGGCTTCCGGCAGCTGGCGCGCCAGGAATTCCTGGTCGCGGCCGGAAATCCGAAAGCCATCCTGATCTTCACGGCCTTCCTGCCGCAGTTCGTCAATCCGCAGCAGCCGATGGCGGGACAGTTCGCCATTCTCGGCCTGCTATTCCTGGTGCTCGAAATGGTGGCCATCGCCATCTATGCCTGGATGGGTACACGCCTGCGCCGCTGGTTCGCCCAGCCGCGCGGCAAGCGCATCTTCAACCGCGGTTGCGCGGCCCTGCTGGCCAGTGCCGGCCTGGGGCTGCTGCTGTCGCGCCGCAGCTGA
- a CDS encoding type II toxin-antitoxin system RelE/ParE family toxin codes for MARIELAPELAEDFDRIFRYLEQHGQADPAARIAEIVQAIDVLLLNPLIGRPAANGKRELVIGRKSHGYIALYQYLDGLDTVFVLGLRSQREAGYSRK; via the coding sequence ATGGCTCGCATTGAGCTGGCTCCTGAACTGGCTGAAGACTTCGACCGGATTTTTCGCTATCTGGAACAGCACGGGCAAGCCGATCCTGCCGCGCGTATCGCCGAGATAGTGCAGGCGATCGACGTGCTTCTATTGAACCCGCTTATAGGGCGGCCAGCAGCAAACGGCAAACGCGAATTGGTCATTGGGCGCAAGTCGCACGGGTATATCGCCCTGTATCAGTATCTGGATGGGCTGGACACAGTTTTCGTGCTTGGCCTGCGAAGCCAGCGGGAGGCTGGATACTCGAGAAAGTAG
- a CDS encoding CopG family transcriptional regulator produces the protein MPTTTIQLPQDLQARIAKVAERLGKTPQSFILEAIAEKADQEELRADFDAEADARFARILSSGETIPWADMRRYIEDRAQGKQATAPKPKKQA, from the coding sequence ATGCCAACAACGACTATTCAATTGCCACAAGACCTACAGGCGCGTATTGCCAAGGTGGCTGAACGTCTAGGCAAAACACCGCAGAGTTTCATTCTTGAGGCAATTGCAGAGAAAGCGGATCAGGAGGAGCTGAGAGCGGATTTCGATGCCGAGGCCGATGCGCGCTTTGCCCGCATTCTGTCGAGCGGTGAAACAATACCTTGGGCCGACATGCGGCGTTATATCGAGGACCGCGCGCAGGGAAAGCAGGCTACGGCTCCCAAGCCAAAGAAGCAGGCATGA
- a CDS encoding acyl-CoA dehydrogenase, with translation MSYQAPLKDMLFVMNELAGLSAVNALPGCEDATPETAEAVLEENAKFCSGVVAPLNHEGDKEPSFWKDGNVTTAKGFKEAFKQFAEAGWQGLQHPTEFGGQGLPKLVGTPCVEMLHGSNLSFALVALLSDGAIEALLTAGSDEQKATFLEPLVTGKWTGTMNLTEPQAGSDLAAVRTRAVPQGDGTYKIFGTKIFITYGEHDMAENIIHLVLARTPDAPPGVKGISLFIVPKFMVNADGSLGAHNDAHCVSIEHKLGIKASPTAVLQFGDNGGAIGTLVGEENRGLEYMFIMMNAARFGVGMQGIGLAENAYQKAVAFAKERVQSRDLAGSAGPVSIINHPDVRRMLMSMRSQTEAARALAYVGAGLSDAAHYHADADTRAANLAVYEYLVPVIKGWSTEMSENVTRDGVQVHGGMGFIEETGAAQHYRDAKILTIYEGTTAIQANDLVGRKTVRDGGKIAKGLIAQVRATEAELGALDGADFAAIRRQLEQGSQDLDAVVDYVVANMKSDIKAVFAGSVLYLKLAGIVLGGWQMARAAVIAQRKLAAGEGDAAFYKAKIATARFFADHILSQSGSLRSAIIDGSAGVLALSEDQF, from the coding sequence ATGAGCTATCAAGCACCATTGAAAGACATGCTGTTCGTGATGAACGAACTGGCGGGCCTGAGCGCCGTGAACGCGCTGCCTGGCTGCGAGGACGCCACGCCTGAAACGGCGGAAGCGGTACTGGAAGAGAACGCGAAATTCTGCAGCGGCGTGGTCGCGCCGCTGAACCATGAGGGCGACAAGGAGCCGAGCTTCTGGAAAGACGGCAATGTCACCACCGCCAAAGGCTTCAAGGAAGCCTTCAAGCAGTTTGCCGAAGCGGGCTGGCAAGGCTTGCAGCATCCCACCGAATTCGGCGGCCAGGGCCTGCCCAAGCTGGTCGGCACGCCTTGCGTGGAAATGCTGCACGGTTCGAACCTGAGCTTCGCCCTGGTGGCGCTGCTGTCCGACGGCGCCATCGAAGCGCTGCTGACTGCAGGCAGCGACGAACAGAAAGCCACCTTCCTGGAGCCGCTGGTGACGGGCAAATGGACCGGCACCATGAACCTGACCGAGCCGCAAGCCGGTTCCGACCTGGCCGCTGTGCGCACCCGCGCCGTGCCGCAGGGCGATGGCACCTACAAGATCTTCGGCACCAAGATCTTCATCACCTACGGCGAGCACGATATGGCCGAGAACATCATCCACCTGGTGCTGGCGCGCACGCCGGACGCGCCGCCGGGCGTGAAAGGGATCTCGCTGTTCATCGTGCCGAAGTTCATGGTCAATGCCGACGGCTCGCTGGGCGCGCACAACGACGCCCACTGCGTCTCGATCGAACACAAGCTGGGCATCAAGGCCAGCCCGACCGCCGTGCTGCAGTTCGGCGACAACGGCGGCGCCATCGGCACCCTGGTGGGTGAAGAGAACCGTGGCCTGGAATACATGTTCATCATGATGAACGCGGCCCGCTTCGGCGTCGGCATGCAGGGCATCGGCCTGGCCGAGAACGCGTATCAGAAGGCGGTCGCCTTCGCCAAGGAGCGCGTGCAGTCGCGCGACCTGGCCGGTTCCGCCGGTCCCGTCTCCATCATCAATCATCCCGACGTGCGCCGCATGCTGATGTCGATGCGCTCGCAGACCGAAGCCGCGCGCGCGCTGGCCTATGTCGGTGCGGGCCTGAGCGATGCCGCACACTACCACGCCGATGCCGACACCCGCGCCGCCAACCTGGCCGTGTACGAGTACCTGGTGCCGGTGATCAAGGGCTGGTCCACCGAGATGTCCGAGAACGTCACGCGCGACGGCGTCCAGGTTCACGGCGGCATGGGCTTCATCGAAGAAACCGGCGCGGCGCAGCACTACCGCGACGCCAAGATCCTGACCATCTACGAAGGCACGACCGCGATCCAGGCCAATGACCTGGTGGGCCGCAAGACCGTGCGCGACGGCGGCAAGATCGCCAAAGGCCTGATCGCCCAGGTGCGCGCCACCGAAGCGGAACTGGGCGCGCTGGACGGTGCCGATTTCGCCGCCATCCGCAGGCAGCTGGAGCAGGGCAGCCAGGATCTGGACGCCGTGGTCGACTACGTGGTGGCCAATATGAAGAGCGACATCAAAGCCGTCTTCGCCGGCAGCGTGCTGTATCTGAAACTGGCCGGCATTGTGCTGGGCGGCTGGCAGATGGCGCGTGCCGCCGTCATCGCCCAGCGCAAGCTGGCAGCGGGCGAAGGCGACGCCGCCTTCTACAAAGCCAAGATCGCCACCGCGCGCTTCTTCGCCGACCATATCCTGAGCCAATCGGGCAGCCTACGCAGCGCCATCATCGACGGCAGCGCCGGCGTCCTGGCCCTGAGCGAAGATCAGTTCTAA
- a CDS encoding electron transfer flavoprotein subunit alpha/FixB family protein, which produces MVALVIAEHDNASLKGSTHHTVTAAAQCGGEVHVLVAGSNAAAAAAQAAQIAGVTKVLVADAPHFADGLAENVAEQVLALAAPYSHILAPATAYGKNILPRVAAKLDVAQISEITKVDAPDTFERPIYAGNAIAYVQSSDKVKVITVRTTGFDAAAATGGSAATETVAAVADSGKSAFVSREVAKSDRPELTAAKIIVSGGRGIGSAENFKVLEPLADKLGAAMGASRAAVDAGFVPNDWQVGQTGKIVAPSLYIAVGISGAIQHLAGMKDSKTIVAINKDPEAPIFSVADYGIVGDLFEVVPELIKELG; this is translated from the coding sequence ATGGTCGCATTAGTTATTGCTGAACACGACAACGCCAGCCTGAAAGGCAGCACCCACCACACCGTTACCGCGGCCGCACAATGCGGCGGCGAAGTCCACGTCCTGGTTGCCGGCAGCAATGCCGCCGCCGCTGCCGCCCAAGCCGCGCAAATCGCCGGCGTGACGAAAGTGCTGGTCGCCGACGCGCCGCACTTCGCCGATGGCCTGGCTGAAAACGTGGCCGAGCAGGTGCTGGCGCTTGCCGCTCCTTACTCCCACATCCTGGCACCTGCCACCGCTTACGGCAAAAACATCCTGCCGCGCGTGGCCGCCAAGCTGGACGTGGCACAGATTTCCGAAATCACCAAAGTCGATGCGCCGGACACCTTCGAGCGTCCGATCTACGCCGGTAACGCCATCGCCTACGTGCAATCGTCGGACAAGGTCAAAGTCATCACCGTGCGCACCACCGGCTTCGACGCCGCCGCCGCCACCGGCGGTTCGGCTGCCACCGAGACCGTGGCCGCCGTTGCCGATTCCGGCAAATCCGCTTTCGTCAGCCGCGAAGTGGCCAAGTCCGACCGTCCGGAACTGACCGCCGCCAAGATCATCGTGTCCGGTGGCCGTGGCATCGGTTCGGCCGAGAACTTCAAAGTACTGGAGCCGCTGGCCGACAAGCTGGGAGCCGCCATGGGTGCTTCGCGCGCCGCCGTGGACGCCGGCTTCGTGCCGAACGACTGGCAGGTTGGCCAGACCGGCAAGATCGTTGCGCCTTCGCTGTACATTGCCGTCGGCATCTCCGGCGCGATCCAGCACTTGGCCGGCATGAAAGACTCCAAGACCATCGTGGCAATCAACAAAGACCCTGAAGCGCCGATCTTCTCCGTTGCCGACTACGGCATCGTGGGCGATCTGTTCGAAGTGGTGCCAGAACTGATCAAAGAACTGGGCTGA
- a CDS encoding electron transfer flavoprotein subunit beta/FixA family protein, which translates to MKVLVPVKRVVDYNVKVRVKSDGTGVDIANVKMSMNPFDEIALEEATRLKEAGKVTEVVAVSCGVTQCQETLRTGMAIGADRGILVETATELEPLAVAKLLKALADKEQPQLIILGKQAIDDDSNQTGQMLAALLGWPQATFASKVVLEDGKATVTREVDGGLETLSLTLPAIITTDLRLNEPRYVTLPNIMKAKKKPLDTVKPEDLGVDVTPRLKTLKVAEPAKRSAGIKVPDVATLVAKLRTEAKVI; encoded by the coding sequence ATGAAAGTCTTGGTACCCGTCAAACGCGTGGTGGACTACAACGTTAAGGTGCGCGTCAAATCCGACGGCACGGGCGTTGATATCGCCAACGTCAAAATGTCGATGAACCCATTCGACGAGATCGCGCTGGAAGAGGCGACCCGTTTGAAGGAAGCCGGTAAAGTTACCGAAGTGGTGGCTGTGTCCTGCGGCGTGACCCAGTGCCAGGAAACCCTGCGCACCGGCATGGCGATCGGCGCCGACCGCGGCATCCTGGTGGAAACCGCGACCGAACTGGAACCGCTGGCCGTGGCCAAGCTGCTGAAAGCACTGGCTGACAAAGAACAGCCGCAACTGATCATCCTGGGCAAACAGGCGATCGACGACGACTCCAACCAGACCGGCCAGATGCTGGCTGCGCTGCTGGGCTGGCCGCAAGCGACCTTCGCTTCCAAAGTCGTGCTGGAAGACGGCAAAGCCACCGTGACGCGCGAAGTGGACGGCGGCCTGGAAACCCTGTCCCTGACCCTGCCGGCCATCATCACCACCGACCTGCGCCTGAACGAGCCGCGCTACGTGACGCTGCCGAACATCATGAAGGCCAAGAAAAAGCCGCTGGATACCGTCAAGCCGGAAGACCTGGGCGTGGACGTGACCCCGCGTCTGAAAACCCTGAAAGTCGCCGAGCCAGCCAAGCGCTCGGCCGGCATCAAGGTACCGGACGTGGCGACCCTGGTGGCGAAACTGCGCACCGAAGCCAAAGTTATCTAA
- a CDS encoding sulfurtransferase TusA family protein produces MEVHKELDARGLNCPLPILKAKKALAELESGQVLRIVATDPGSVRDFQAFAKQTGNALLSHVQNGTEFTFLMQRK; encoded by the coding sequence ATGGAAGTGCATAAAGAACTCGACGCCCGCGGCCTGAACTGCCCGCTGCCGATTCTGAAGGCGAAGAAAGCACTGGCCGAACTGGAAAGCGGCCAGGTGCTGAGGATCGTGGCCACCGATCCCGGTTCCGTGCGCGACTTCCAGGCCTTTGCCAAGCAGACCGGCAATGCCTTGCTGTCGCATGTGCAAAACGGCACCGAGTTCACCTTTCTGATGCAGCGCAAATAA